The following are from one region of the Stigmatella ashevillena genome:
- a CDS encoding DUF4956 domain-containing protein: MLPPEFSLGAAAAEPQGLSIAATLTRFSLALILGASLAYRPWRKLLSHAPPLLVEAAHTQLLIAVAGAMMTTVIGDSVSRAFGLVGLGGFIRFRSGIKDPRDAAVMFVMIGVGMACGLGAFSVAICATVFFGGVLMALDMTTQRRTQLVKLSLGLENLAAALPSLKVLHPQARILTIEQAATPGGTAVVELIVPQQMDGLELLEGVRRQLPGVQRASIDPG, from the coding sequence ATGCTTCCGCCTGAATTCTCCCTGGGAGCGGCCGCCGCCGAGCCCCAGGGTCTGTCCATCGCCGCGACCCTGACGCGCTTCAGCCTGGCCCTGATCCTCGGCGCGAGCCTGGCCTACCGCCCCTGGCGCAAGCTGCTGTCCCATGCTCCACCCCTGCTCGTGGAGGCGGCGCACACGCAGCTGCTCATCGCCGTGGCCGGCGCGATGATGACGACAGTCATCGGCGACAGCGTGTCACGGGCCTTCGGCCTCGTGGGGCTGGGAGGCTTCATCCGCTTTCGCTCAGGCATCAAGGATCCCCGGGACGCGGCCGTCATGTTCGTGATGATCGGCGTGGGCATGGCTTGCGGCCTGGGCGCCTTCTCCGTGGCGATCTGCGCCACCGTCTTCTTCGGGGGTGTGCTGATGGCCCTGGACATGACGACCCAGCGGCGCACCCAATTGGTGAAGTTGTCCCTGGGACTCGAGAACCTTGCCGCGGCCCTGCCCTCGCTCAAGGTGCTGCACCCCCAGGCGCGCATCCTCACAATCGAGCAGGCCGCGACCCCCGGAGGCACCGCGGTCGTGGAGCTCATCGTGCCGCAGCAGATGGATGGCCTGGAGCTGCTCGAAGGGGTTCGCCGCCAGCTCCCGGGCGTCCAGCGCGCCTCCATCGATCCGGGGTGA
- the tmk gene encoding dTMP kinase, translating into MLIVFEGIDGSGKTTLSNRVAQELRQAGLRVRHVREGGQLASPVSESLRRFTRDPANLALTPMAELLLYAAREAQLLEEVTRPALATHDVVITDRFFYTAEVLARWGRGLPEISVRPVLDACARGLKPDHVFLIDVDPTIARARRKISKIITPKPGAPSRKGLAGAGLQVRLRAGYRTLAEESPGRWSRVENAGLPLEVLVTRLVQDILHLRSDRRLPAPSSRASATPTARSLDEARARFLAHIDRWMEEEPALAAYYLAHFDGEDMAERREHLAARCPELVAYSLTGLVTPAAWRLRRRLAEQAPVQTLGSLTEAALDAPESWGLRELLAQRVPMEVAASLNGLDSELAWNLRERLFFSAAENVVASLQGIGSERAWGQRMRWLADVGGKDALRLERVARTACRSLRGLDGERAWQWRELAWSAAPDAVLRSLEGLECPRSWLLREENVARAPRAVLDSLAGLDHPRAWVLRESFGAQCEEALHSIEGLEGVAAWGLRAALADTWPAAAVKSLGPLETTARGIAFIERLLAQHPEDFALLRHAARCAADTTQRLRHASA; encoded by the coding sequence ATGCTGATCGTCTTTGAAGGAATCGATGGGTCGGGCAAGACGACCCTGTCCAATCGCGTGGCGCAAGAGCTGCGGCAGGCAGGGCTCCGGGTGCGTCACGTGCGCGAAGGGGGGCAGCTCGCCTCGCCTGTGTCCGAGTCCTTGCGCCGCTTCACCCGCGATCCGGCGAACCTGGCGCTCACCCCCATGGCCGAGCTGCTGCTCTACGCGGCCCGCGAGGCGCAACTTCTGGAAGAAGTGACGCGGCCCGCGCTGGCGACACACGATGTCGTCATCACCGACCGCTTTTTCTATACCGCCGAAGTGCTCGCACGGTGGGGCCGGGGCTTGCCCGAGATCTCGGTGCGCCCCGTGCTGGATGCGTGCGCACGCGGATTGAAACCGGACCACGTCTTCTTGATCGATGTGGATCCCACGATTGCCCGGGCTCGCCGCAAAATCTCCAAGATCATCACACCGAAGCCCGGTGCACCCTCTCGCAAGGGGTTGGCAGGGGCTGGACTCCAGGTCCGGTTGCGCGCGGGCTACCGCACCCTGGCCGAGGAATCCCCCGGGCGCTGGAGCCGGGTGGAGAACGCGGGCCTGCCGCTCGAGGTGCTCGTCACGCGGCTGGTCCAGGACATCCTCCACCTCCGCAGTGACCGGAGGCTCCCCGCCCCCTCTTCCCGGGCCTCCGCCACGCCCACGGCGCGCTCCCTGGACGAGGCCCGCGCCCGGTTCCTCGCCCATATCGACCGGTGGATGGAGGAGGAGCCCGCGCTCGCCGCCTATTACCTCGCGCACTTCGACGGCGAGGACATGGCGGAGCGGCGGGAACATCTCGCCGCGCGCTGCCCGGAGCTCGTGGCCTACAGCCTCACGGGGCTCGTGACGCCCGCGGCGTGGAGGCTTCGCAGACGGCTGGCGGAACAGGCGCCCGTGCAGACACTCGGCTCGCTGACAGAAGCGGCCCTGGACGCCCCAGAGTCCTGGGGACTGCGCGAGTTGCTGGCGCAGCGGGTGCCCATGGAGGTAGCGGCCTCCCTCAACGGGCTCGACTCGGAGCTGGCGTGGAACCTGCGCGAGCGCCTCTTCTTCTCCGCCGCGGAGAACGTGGTGGCCTCGCTCCAGGGGATCGGCTCGGAGCGCGCCTGGGGCCAGCGGATGCGCTGGCTGGCGGACGTCGGTGGCAAGGATGCGCTGAGGTTGGAGCGGGTGGCCCGCACGGCCTGCCGCTCGCTCCGGGGACTCGACGGAGAGCGCGCCTGGCAGTGGCGGGAGCTGGCCTGGAGTGCCGCGCCGGACGCCGTCCTCCGCTCGCTGGAGGGGCTTGAGTGCCCTCGCTCCTGGCTCCTGCGGGAGGAGAACGTGGCGCGAGCGCCCCGGGCGGTCCTCGACTCCCTCGCCGGGCTGGACCATCCCCGGGCCTGGGTGCTGCGAGAGTCCTTCGGCGCGCAGTGCGAAGAGGCACTCCACTCAATCGAGGGCCTGGAGGGCGTGGCGGCCTGGGGACTGCGCGCCGCGCTGGCAGACACGTGGCCCGCGGCGGCCGTGAAGAGCCTAGGGCCTCTCGAAACGACGGCCCGGGGAATCGCGTTCATCGAGCGGTTGCTGGCCCAACACCCTGAAGACTTCGCGTTGCTGCGCCATGCGGCGCGGTGCGCGGCCGACACCACCCAGAGGTTACGACATGCTTCCGCCTGA
- a CDS encoding porin, which translates to MSVCPSPTPLRMSARILLVRGLLAGVLLAGASALAQAPEPEEAPPQKPKKTPEPNDATESGGDITSVLPLRLGSVEVGGRLSLRETLVKPQVGDWAGDLGLGTARLEFTYRWKKRVRAVVEFDAQDIQTGSSSLKDAFVWLRASKAFSFRAGHFKVPLSLIELESGARLPLVRRGLLRDVLDDALGLSGRRYGAQAEWKCEGCTQDLRVRVGAWQARDLEDEVAVSKGLGLTPALRGTWASGNLEVGVSALYQPSGASEFGDRNGWTTGLDVHHELSLGRSALRTWSEVLVGKASALTTTEGAFLTGRILAAWRMGGVLRGDAYVEPFVMASALEPDLELDNDLLWEGVGGLNAGQWRLWRLQAQFEVRKKSDGTPSELSALKKNLASRRALLVQLEVSF; encoded by the coding sequence GTGTCCGTTTGCCCTTCCCCCACTCCCCTCCGGATGTCGGCCCGCATCCTCCTGGTCCGAGGCCTCCTCGCCGGGGTGCTCCTCGCGGGGGCCTCCGCGCTCGCCCAGGCGCCGGAGCCGGAAGAAGCCCCTCCCCAGAAACCCAAGAAGACCCCCGAGCCCAACGACGCCACCGAGTCGGGAGGCGACATCACCTCCGTGCTCCCCCTGCGGCTCGGCTCCGTGGAGGTGGGAGGCCGTCTCTCGCTGCGAGAGACGCTCGTGAAGCCCCAGGTCGGCGACTGGGCCGGAGACCTCGGCCTGGGCACGGCTCGGCTCGAGTTCACCTACCGCTGGAAGAAACGCGTGCGCGCCGTGGTGGAGTTCGACGCCCAGGACATCCAGACCGGCTCGAGCAGTCTGAAGGATGCCTTCGTCTGGCTGAGAGCCTCCAAGGCCTTCTCCTTCCGCGCCGGACACTTCAAGGTTCCGCTCTCCTTGATCGAGTTGGAGTCGGGCGCGCGGCTTCCCCTCGTGCGCAGGGGGCTGCTGCGCGATGTGCTGGATGATGCGCTGGGGCTCAGCGGCCGGCGGTATGGCGCGCAAGCCGAGTGGAAGTGCGAAGGCTGCACCCAGGACTTGAGGGTGCGCGTGGGGGCCTGGCAGGCGAGGGATCTCGAAGACGAGGTCGCCGTCTCGAAGGGACTGGGCCTCACCCCCGCGCTGCGCGGGACATGGGCTTCGGGGAACCTGGAGGTGGGCGTGTCCGCCCTCTATCAGCCCTCGGGCGCCAGTGAGTTCGGCGATCGCAACGGGTGGACCACGGGGCTCGATGTCCACCATGAGCTGTCCCTCGGCCGGAGCGCGCTGAGGACCTGGTCCGAAGTGCTCGTGGGAAAGGCCAGCGCCCTCACCACCACCGAGGGGGCGTTCCTCACCGGCCGCATCCTGGCCGCCTGGCGGATGGGCGGCGTCCTGCGAGGGGATGCCTATGTCGAGCCCTTCGTGATGGCGTCCGCGCTCGAGCCGGACCTCGAGCTCGACAACGACTTGCTGTGGGAGGGCGTGGGTGGCCTCAACGCCGGCCAGTGGCGGCTGTGGCGGCTCCAAGCACAGTTCGAGGTCCGCAAGAAGAGCGATGGCACGCCCTCGGAGCTCTCCGCCCTCAAAAAGAACCTCGCCTCACGGCGGGCCCTGTTGGTGCAACTGGAGGTGAGCTTCTGA
- a CDS encoding polyphosphate polymerase domain-containing protein, producing MSAAEDVVFVEQREAAVRPSLELDHERRFLPAPEGVEAFVEAVQPWTEPLVYDQEQPHAFTRTTYFDTQRLDFLASCGTQRPQRLRLREYAGAAHLAHPPVLTGPRFLEMKMTTGDRRTKSRCPVSEEAANVLLSGESLPMELMPTELLRLAFGPVRPQVTAWYRRSTRATADGGVRLTLDEDLSFALPPQRSETGGPAMPSHLLERLPAPLLEVKWRGQAPRWLAHALTLLVPFETRGSKFEQGMRTLLGGAVPLPSRHSR from the coding sequence ATGAGCGCGGCGGAGGACGTCGTGTTCGTCGAGCAGCGTGAGGCAGCGGTGCGGCCATCCCTGGAACTGGATCACGAGCGGCGCTTCCTCCCTGCCCCCGAGGGGGTGGAGGCCTTCGTGGAGGCGGTCCAGCCGTGGACCGAGCCCCTGGTGTATGACCAGGAGCAGCCCCACGCCTTCACGCGCACGACGTACTTCGACACGCAACGGCTGGACTTCCTGGCCTCCTGTGGGACCCAACGTCCCCAGCGTCTGCGATTGAGGGAGTACGCGGGGGCGGCCCACCTCGCGCACCCCCCCGTGCTGACGGGACCTCGGTTCCTCGAGATGAAGATGACCACGGGGGACCGGCGCACGAAGTCCCGTTGCCCGGTCTCGGAAGAAGCGGCGAACGTGCTGCTCTCGGGTGAATCCCTGCCCATGGAGCTCATGCCCACCGAGCTGCTGCGCCTCGCCTTCGGCCCGGTGCGGCCCCAGGTGACGGCCTGGTACCGCCGCAGCACGCGGGCCACCGCCGATGGCGGCGTCCGCCTCACGCTCGACGAAGACCTCTCCTTCGCGCTGCCTCCCCAGCGCAGCGAAACCGGGGGGCCCGCCATGCCCTCCCACCTGCTCGAACGGCTCCCCGCGCCCCTGCTCGAAGTGAAGTGGCGCGGGCAAGCGCCCCGGTGGCTGGCGCACGCCCTGACGCTCCTGGTTCCCTTCGAGACCCGAGGCTCGAAGTTCGAGCAGGGCATGCGCACGCTCCTCGGTGGCGCCGTGCCCCTGCCCTCCCGCCATTCCCGCTGA
- a CDS encoding CotH kinase family protein — protein MFGRLRLGALAALALLSTACGDDGRPDGWSDETHGKNAKPAYDVVFPQGQVNRLDITLAPEDWQAMQDDMTGMLGAFGTRGSGPGGGGGGGALPEELLQACQGKAVGDACTATFQGNPITSTCRPFQEGPLICQPRGGGGGGGGPPDGGVPPGGGGGPGGGGNSDLIPNTPVYVPSTVRFGDKTWWHVGVRFKGNSSLSQSWGSGVGKLPFRLHFDKFEDEHPEIDNQRFYGFQKLSLSNSVADASLIRDKVATDIFRESGVPASHTAFVALYLDHGDGPEYYGLYTLAEDPGDPLLNSFFGTDKGALYEADGVGARLQTFDAESFGPETDAAEEGWSSVEALITALNADRSDAAAWRANLEAKFDVDGFLKWLAIAAVLQHWDAYGAMTHNYYLYAHPGENGRIHWITWDHDRTLSAGGGGGGGGMGSTSLTRDEVTDAWPLIRYLLDEPSYRAAYQQYALEVVRGPLATDAMKARLSAEHALIAPWVTGENAERQGFTFLSNPQQFQDALTGTSGLLNFAEQRPGQVEAAFGTP, from the coding sequence ATGTTTGGACGTTTGAGGTTGGGGGCACTCGCTGCACTCGCACTCCTTTCCACCGCGTGTGGAGACGACGGGAGGCCTGACGGGTGGAGCGACGAGACACACGGCAAGAATGCCAAGCCTGCCTATGACGTGGTCTTCCCCCAAGGCCAGGTGAACCGGCTCGACATCACCCTCGCCCCCGAAGACTGGCAGGCGATGCAGGATGACATGACCGGGATGCTGGGAGCCTTCGGCACGAGGGGCAGTGGTCCCGGCGGCGGCGGTGGGGGCGGCGCGCTTCCCGAGGAGCTGCTCCAGGCCTGTCAGGGCAAGGCTGTGGGGGATGCGTGCACCGCGACCTTCCAGGGCAACCCCATCACCAGCACCTGCCGTCCGTTCCAGGAGGGCCCGCTCATCTGCCAGCCCCGAGGCGGCGGAGGCGGCGGCGGTGGCCCCCCTGACGGCGGTGTGCCTCCCGGTGGCGGAGGTGGCCCTGGCGGCGGCGGCAACTCGGACCTCATCCCCAATACGCCCGTGTACGTGCCCTCGACGGTGCGTTTCGGGGACAAGACGTGGTGGCACGTGGGCGTGCGTTTCAAGGGCAACTCCTCGCTGTCCCAGTCGTGGGGCAGCGGGGTGGGCAAGCTCCCCTTCCGGCTCCACTTCGACAAGTTCGAGGACGAGCATCCCGAGATCGACAACCAGCGCTTCTACGGCTTCCAGAAGCTGTCGCTCTCCAACAGCGTGGCCGACGCCTCGTTGATCCGCGACAAGGTGGCCACCGACATCTTCCGCGAGTCCGGCGTGCCCGCCTCGCACACCGCCTTCGTGGCGCTCTACCTGGACCACGGCGATGGGCCCGAATACTACGGCCTCTACACGCTGGCCGAGGACCCCGGGGATCCGCTGCTCAACAGCTTCTTCGGTACGGACAAGGGCGCGCTCTACGAAGCCGACGGCGTGGGTGCCCGCTTGCAGACCTTCGATGCGGAGTCCTTCGGCCCCGAGACGGATGCCGCCGAGGAGGGCTGGTCGAGTGTGGAGGCGCTCATCACCGCGCTCAACGCGGACCGAAGCGACGCGGCCGCCTGGCGCGCGAACCTCGAGGCGAAGTTCGACGTCGATGGTTTCCTGAAGTGGCTGGCCATTGCCGCCGTGCTCCAGCACTGGGACGCCTATGGCGCCATGACCCACAACTACTACCTCTATGCGCATCCCGGGGAGAACGGGCGCATCCATTGGATCACCTGGGACCATGACCGCACCCTGAGCGCCGGAGGAGGAGGAGGAGGCGGCGGGATGGGTTCGACGTCGCTGACACGCGACGAGGTGACCGATGCCTGGCCGCTCATCCGTTACCTGCTCGATGAGCCGTCCTATCGTGCGGCCTACCAGCAGTATGCCTTGGAGGTGGTGCGAGGCCCGCTCGCTACGGACGCGATGAAGGCCCGCCTGAGCGCGGAGCACGCCCTCATCGCGCCCTGGGTCACCGGAGAGAACGCGGAGCGCCAGGGCTTCACCTTCCTGAGCAACCCCCAGCAGTTCCAGGACGCGCTCACCGGCACCTCGGGCTTGCTCAACTTCGCCGAGCAGCGCCCCGGTCAGGTCGAAGCCGCCTTCGGGACCCCATGA
- a CDS encoding kelch repeat-containing protein, producing MSAVLALSVGGCGPLSAGVSSEPEVPLSQSVALAPEFVTVLEPEADAKVTTGIYEEHVNFGADENFKVSVWFQTFSYLRFNLGSLPAGAKIRSVKLMATAFQGYSAGGDGNVYTYLVPDNTWGEYTLNWNNRPPPSGEPLGWWFLWYPSSSWIEDKLGVNEDPSLIPVVQSAVDAADRRISFQLRNHGYYDTTYHSREVADATRRPKLEVHYTQGDVWANASPLPTGRTKHSATQLADGRVLVAGGASGAGWTDSAALYSPATGTWAATAPLSVKRYGHGATLLWSGEVFVTGGQNNGVSTASTERYDATTGTWSATASMSVARFRHTVTVLNDGRLLVVGGFDGTTGLTSTELYNPHSDTWTSGPSLSTRRYGHTATLLVDGRVLVAGGHTGGQALATAEVYDPATNSWTGAGTMGSRHFGHAAVLLLDGRVLVVSGLTPGGVHTPTTELYEPTTGAWTATGSLATARSEFSLAALPSGRVLVLGGTDGTATTPTVESYNVATGTWTSAPSMRTARRNLTATVLLEGRILAVGGQEDASTVPLVSSELLTPGTDL from the coding sequence GTGTCTGCCGTGCTGGCCCTCTCGGTCGGCGGCTGCGGTCCCCTCTCCGCGGGAGTCTCCTCTGAGCCGGAGGTGCCTCTTTCCCAGTCCGTCGCGCTTGCGCCTGAATTCGTGACGGTGCTCGAGCCCGAGGCGGACGCCAAGGTCACGACGGGAATCTACGAGGAGCACGTCAACTTCGGCGCTGACGAAAACTTCAAGGTCAGCGTGTGGTTCCAGACGTTTTCCTACCTCCGCTTCAACCTGGGCAGCCTTCCCGCGGGAGCGAAGATCCGCTCGGTGAAGCTCATGGCCACTGCCTTTCAAGGGTACTCCGCCGGCGGCGACGGCAACGTCTACACGTATCTCGTCCCGGACAACACCTGGGGGGAGTACACCCTCAACTGGAACAATCGGCCGCCGCCTTCCGGGGAGCCCCTGGGCTGGTGGTTCCTCTGGTACCCGAGCTCCAGCTGGATCGAGGACAAGCTCGGCGTGAACGAGGATCCGAGCCTCATCCCCGTCGTTCAGAGCGCAGTGGATGCCGCCGACCGCCGGATCTCGTTCCAGCTCCGCAACCATGGCTACTACGATACGACCTACCACTCGCGCGAGGTGGCGGACGCCACGAGGCGCCCCAAGCTCGAGGTCCACTACACCCAGGGCGACGTCTGGGCGAACGCGAGCCCCTTGCCGACGGGCCGCACGAAGCACAGCGCCACGCAGCTGGCGGATGGCCGGGTGCTGGTGGCAGGCGGGGCCAGCGGCGCGGGGTGGACGGACAGCGCGGCCCTCTACTCGCCCGCCACGGGAACCTGGGCGGCCACGGCCCCTCTGTCCGTGAAGCGCTATGGGCACGGCGCCACGCTCCTGTGGTCCGGCGAGGTGTTTGTCACGGGCGGGCAGAACAATGGTGTCTCCACCGCTTCGACCGAGCGGTATGACGCCACCACCGGCACCTGGAGCGCCACGGCTTCCATGTCGGTGGCTCGCTTCCGTCACACCGTGACGGTGCTGAATGATGGGCGTCTGCTCGTTGTCGGTGGCTTTGATGGCACCACGGGACTGACGAGCACGGAACTGTACAACCCGCACAGTGACACCTGGACGTCCGGGCCTTCCCTGTCCACGCGGCGCTACGGCCACACGGCCACGTTGTTGGTGGATGGACGGGTGCTGGTGGCGGGGGGACACACGGGGGGACAGGCGTTGGCCACCGCCGAGGTGTATGATCCCGCCACGAACAGCTGGACGGGAGCCGGCACCATGGGCTCCCGCCACTTCGGTCACGCGGCGGTTTTGCTGCTGGACGGACGGGTTCTGGTCGTGAGCGGGCTCACCCCGGGCGGTGTCCACACGCCCACCACCGAACTCTATGAGCCCACCACGGGGGCGTGGACGGCCACGGGTTCACTGGCCACGGCGCGCAGCGAGTTCAGCCTGGCGGCGTTGCCCTCGGGCCGGGTGCTGGTGCTGGGCGGCACCGACGGCACGGCCACCACCCCCACGGTGGAGAGCTACAACGTGGCCACGGGCACATGGACGTCGGCGCCTTCCATGCGCACCGCGCGCCGCAACCTCACGGCCACGGTGCTGCTCGAGGGCCGCATTCTTGCCGTAGGCGGCCAGGAGGATGCCTCCACCGTCCCCCTTGTCTCCTCCGAGCTGCTCACGCCAGGGACGGACCTCTAA
- a CDS encoding AfsA-related hotdog domain-containing protein, with translation MQHALSHPERRVRVDSPEAVPFLLVPEPILPGIDHPCRIPVKNVEEAEFLAAVLQQHCGLYLGARASEYRELADWADTTPVGVSVGQSWRKEPLEHLSELLSRVPVRNPVSEGRQWFEAGESQAMERIASVLVHKRDPANVLLANACRVGALQQYNAFTDSPEFVFDHPSDHVQGMLLTEIARQACIAVVHQVGLPLGWIVVLTRLSLDFQRFVRSDAPMVVRAFTSFRLPEWEGPVRSDGRRNRSWVFVQVWQQGNCCFSGHITGVSAKGPS, from the coding sequence ATGCAACACGCTTTAAGCCATCCCGAACGTCGCGTGCGGGTGGACTCGCCGGAGGCCGTCCCATTCCTGCTCGTTCCCGAGCCCATCCTCCCGGGAATTGATCACCCGTGCCGCATCCCGGTGAAGAATGTGGAAGAGGCGGAGTTTCTGGCGGCGGTGCTCCAGCAGCACTGCGGGCTCTACCTGGGGGCACGGGCCTCTGAATACCGGGAGCTGGCGGACTGGGCGGACACGACGCCTGTGGGCGTGAGCGTGGGCCAGAGCTGGCGGAAGGAGCCACTGGAGCACCTTTCCGAGCTGCTGAGCCGGGTGCCGGTCCGCAATCCGGTCTCCGAAGGTCGGCAATGGTTCGAAGCGGGAGAATCCCAGGCGATGGAGCGCATCGCGTCCGTGCTCGTCCACAAGCGGGACCCGGCGAACGTGCTGCTCGCCAATGCCTGCCGGGTGGGAGCGCTCCAGCAGTACAACGCGTTCACGGACTCACCCGAGTTTGTCTTCGACCATCCGTCGGATCACGTGCAGGGCATGCTCCTCACGGAGATCGCGCGTCAGGCGTGCATCGCGGTGGTCCACCAGGTCGGACTGCCGCTCGGCTGGATCGTCGTCTTGACGCGCCTCTCGCTGGACTTTCAGCGCTTCGTGCGGAGCGATGCCCCCATGGTGGTTCGTGCTTTCACCAGCTTCCGGCTTCCAGAGTGGGAGGGACCGGTGCGGAGCGACGGACGCCGGAACCGCAGCTGGGTCTTTGTCCAGGTCTGGCAGCAGGGGAACTGTTGTTTCTCGGGGCACATCACGGGCGTCAGCGCGAAGGGGCCGTCATGA
- a CDS encoding methyltransferase family protein, which produces MKNLHRWMPTLLLVAGMVLLVPLGVRQVMRTPEEGRPVTALMLAAYLAWALIESRVTYRESRKPTAERDGATLEFYAVGRLATVLLALAPPMLAVDLGVHIGGLLCFTGGVALRLIAIRTLGRAYSHRVRLPDASLLVTDGVYRLLRHPAYTGMLLAHVGYLLVFPGVPGIAAFVAVFVPAVLLRIRYEERLLLGSFPGYAAYAASRKRLVPWLW; this is translated from the coding sequence ATGAAGAACCTGCACCGCTGGATGCCCACCCTGTTGCTGGTGGCGGGGATGGTGCTGCTCGTGCCGCTCGGTGTCCGCCAGGTCATGCGTACACCCGAGGAGGGTCGGCCGGTGACAGCCCTGATGCTGGCGGCCTATCTGGCCTGGGCACTGATCGAAAGCCGCGTGACATATCGCGAGAGCCGCAAGCCCACCGCCGAGCGCGACGGCGCCACGCTCGAGTTCTACGCCGTGGGACGGCTGGCGACGGTCCTGCTCGCGCTGGCGCCCCCGATGCTGGCGGTGGACCTCGGGGTGCACATCGGGGGGCTGCTCTGTTTCACGGGCGGGGTCGCGCTGCGGCTGATTGCCATCCGCACGCTGGGCCGAGCCTATTCGCACCGGGTGCGGCTGCCGGACGCGAGCCTGCTCGTCACGGACGGCGTGTACCGGCTCCTTCGACATCCGGCCTACACCGGCATGTTGCTGGCGCACGTGGGCTATCTCCTCGTCTTCCCAGGCGTGCCAGGGATTGCCGCGTTCGTGGCGGTCTTCGTCCCGGCCGTGCTCTTGCGCATCCGGTATGAGGAGCGGCTGCTCCTGGGCTCCTTCCCGGGCTACGCGGCGTACGCGGCGAGCCGCAAGCGGCTGGTTCCATGGCTCTGGTAA
- a CDS encoding NAD-dependent epimerase/dehydratase family protein, whose amino-acid sequence MALVTRPDNFAVVLLGATGMVGQALLRQRGAHPVHALVRTPDGRDWGDGVHVVRGDLHGIPEALFPSRPYVVVHFATKQRDPDGTGFERTNVEGTQRLLERLSGDCRGVIHGSSMSVYGPGPHSGVTEDAPLAPLTPLARSRAAAEALITRHAVEAGLHAALLRPRFLLGRGDRFVLPTVVKLLKRRLQLGGDAVACSVIDVDDFGEIIWRLARRMVETSCPEQRAYNVACSRPLVRSEFLGTVRQALDLPWPLVTVSVPEGLLRTLREAPSRRAQAVAERLELMTRSQCLDVSRLQAVLDGPEDLLTRSPVDVLRAALEAFRS is encoded by the coding sequence ATGGCTCTGGTAACCCGGCCCGACAATTTCGCCGTCGTGCTCCTGGGCGCCACCGGCATGGTGGGTCAGGCGCTCCTGCGGCAGCGCGGAGCACATCCCGTCCATGCGCTGGTGCGCACCCCGGATGGACGGGACTGGGGCGACGGCGTCCACGTCGTGCGGGGAGACCTGCACGGCATTCCAGAGGCGCTCTTTCCCTCGCGCCCGTACGTGGTCGTGCACTTCGCCACGAAGCAGCGAGACCCGGACGGCACGGGCTTCGAGCGGACCAACGTGGAGGGGACGCAGCGCCTCCTGGAGCGGCTTTCGGGGGACTGCCGGGGTGTCATCCACGGCAGCTCCATGTCCGTCTACGGCCCGGGCCCCCACTCGGGCGTGACGGAGGACGCGCCGCTGGCCCCGCTCACCCCGTTGGCCCGCTCCCGCGCGGCAGCCGAGGCGCTCATCACGCGGCACGCCGTAGAGGCCGGCCTGCATGCGGCGCTGCTCCGGCCGCGCTTTCTCCTGGGGCGGGGAGACCGGTTCGTGCTGCCCACGGTGGTGAAGCTGCTGAAGCGCCGGCTCCAGTTGGGCGGCGACGCCGTGGCCTGCTCGGTCATCGATGTCGATGATTTCGGCGAGATCATCTGGCGGCTCGCGCGGCGGATGGTGGAGACGTCCTGCCCCGAGCAGCGGGCGTACAACGTCGCCTGTTCACGCCCGCTCGTGCGCTCGGAGTTCCTGGGCACGGTGCGCCAGGCGCTCGATTTGCCGTGGCCCCTCGTGACGGTGTCCGTGCCGGAGGGGCTCCTTCGCACATTGCGGGAAGCCCCCAGCCGGCGTGCCCAGGCGGTAGCCGAGCGCCTGGAGTTGATGACCCGCTCGCAGTGCCTGGATGTCTCGCGCCTCCAGGCGGTGCTGGATGGCCCGGAGGACCTGTTGACCCGGTCTCCGGTGGATGTCCTGCGAGCTGCCCTTGAAGCCTTTCGTTCCTGA